In Apostichopus japonicus isolate 1M-3 chromosome 5, ASM3797524v1, whole genome shotgun sequence, a single window of DNA contains:
- the LOC139968129 gene encoding TM2 domain-containing protein 2-like, whose translation MDSEVQIIVCFFTFGLIAITQCEVYDGTITVDEGEDSCFDEYCGVEFSPYSPLIKCEYLPEEFYECDDPLDVMLLNISGEGTTGCQFDQEKADKDELSNILVNCTAFPGIECYGDRTFQKEIPCIKFGGHHFVTILLFSVFLGFIGLDRFCLGHIPTAVGKLVTIGGLGVWWIIDVVLLVTGQLQPKDGSSWCP comes from the exons ATGGATTCTGAAGTTCAGATCATTGTATGTTTTTTCACTTTTGGTTTAATCGCGATTACTCAATGTGAAGTCTATGATGGCACAATAACTGTCGATGAAGGTGAAGACAGCTGCTTCGATGAATACTGCGGAGTTGAGTTCAGTCCGTATAGTCCACTGATAAAGTGTGAATATCT ACCGGAAGAGTTTTATGAATGTGATGACCCTTTGGATGTTATGTTGCTCAACATATCAGGAGAGGGTACCACTGGATGTCAG TTTGACCAGGAAAAGGCAGATAAAGATGAATTAAGTAATATATTAGTGAATTGCACAGCCTTTCCTGGAATAGAATGCTATGGTGATAGGACCTTCCAAAAAGAAATACCATGTATAAA ATTTGGAGGCCACCATTTTGTTACTATTTTACTATTTTCAGTTTTCTTAGGATTTATAGGACTGGACAGATTTTGTCTAGGACACATTCCTACAGCAGTAGGCAAACTTGTAACCATAGGAGGCCTAGGGGTCTGGTGGATTATTGATGTTGTGTTATTAGTTACAGGACAATTACAACCCAAAGATGGAAGCAGCTGGTGTCCATAG